The window TAACATGAGAAAGAAATCATAAAGTAACAAATAGTTTGCACAAAGGTATTTACTGATATCCTGGGCACTATATACATATCAGCAAAACACAACTCAAATGGTAAAATAGtagaaataatataaaatgtaaaatatgagAAATGTGCGCTCTTGGAGGCATATGCCTGTAAGAGTGCGCAGTAGGTCCTCTATGAGTGCGCACCTAACAGGAGTCACATTTGAACACGCCAGCGCCCTCATAGCTAGAACAGGCATCATGCCACCACTGTTTACAGtctttacattgaatccaatcttCAACTAAAGGTTCTTCATACTTTTCATCACATCCTGGGCAGAAGATACTGTCCTCAACTGGTGTGCATTTTGTGGAAGCTGTAGCATCAAAAAGCTTTTTCTTTTTTGTAGACTTGCTGGATTTCCGTCCTTTCTCACTCGCGCTTGACGTGGAAGCCATTAACGCATTTTTAAATGGAGATCCCATCATAACTTCGGACTTTTTACCTTTCCTCTTTCGCTTCTCTTCGTGAGTTGCTTTTGGAAGGGGGAGGAGAGTTGAAGGTGACACTATTTCCTCATCTTCTGCATTAGGCATATCAGCAATGACATTGTTTTCTTCAGGTTCTTCTGAGGGTGGAGGGCGGCTCGTAACGGCCGAAGGTTCGAAATCTTCATCTGAGAAAACATCCGGGTTGTATGGATAAATCCCCGTAGCCTTGAAAGAATGATTTGCTTTTTCAAGCGTTGCCACTCTTTCATAGGCAGAACGGAAAATAGAGGAAAGATCCTTCAGAGTGATTGCTCTTCCAGGGTGATTGAACATCCACTTGTCACATTCAGTTGAAAAAGCTGATTTTAAGGGTCCGA is drawn from Anabrus simplex isolate iqAnaSimp1 chromosome 1, ASM4041472v1, whole genome shotgun sequence and contains these coding sequences:
- the LOC137497083 gene encoding uncharacterized protein, which gives rise to MDESAISTVPNRIPKVISPKGKRHVAKVVSAERGQTVTVVCCFSPTGIFIPPAIIFPRKRMNVQLYQDAPEGTLPLMSDSGYMNTELFLDWLKHFEQFVKPSEEDPVLLIMDNHISHCSLDAVMFCRDKFITLLTLPPHASHMLQPLDKGFFGPLKSAFSTECDKWMFNHPGRAITLKDLSSIFRSAYERVATLEKANHSFKATGIYPYNPDVFSDEDFEPSAVTSRPPPSEEPEENNVIADMPNAEDEEIVSPSTLLPLPKATHEEKRKRKGKKSEVMMGSPFKNALMASTSSASEKGRKSSKSTKKKKLFDATASTKCTPVEDSIFCPGCDEKYEEPLVEDWIQCKDCKQWWHDACSSYEGAGVFKCDSC